In Desulfitibacter sp. BRH_c19, a single window of DNA contains:
- a CDS encoding haloacid dehalogenase — MVKSGLIMFDYDGVIVDSFEVHARNFIVACQENEFNEVNNYKDLLDLYEGNIYSGLSAKGLTKSTIDQILKDYAIKQKTSLQGVRLFQGMKECIEILAKSNEIYIITSNVSDAVVDVLERLKVRGFQDVIGAEKEKSKVKKIKTLKSKYSNLASFYVGDTKGDIFEGKEAGVKTIGVSWGWHGKARLMEAVPDYIVEYPEELVNLLSN, encoded by the coding sequence ATGGTAAAAAGTGGCTTAATTATGTTTGACTATGATGGCGTAATCGTGGATTCCTTTGAAGTGCATGCTAGGAACTTTATCGTCGCATGCCAGGAAAATGAATTTAATGAAGTGAACAATTATAAGGATCTCTTGGATTTATATGAAGGGAATATCTATAGCGGCTTGTCTGCTAAAGGATTGACAAAAAGCACTATAGATCAGATATTAAAGGACTATGCTATTAAGCAAAAAACCAGCTTGCAAGGGGTTAGATTATTCCAAGGAATGAAAGAGTGCATCGAAATTCTTGCAAAATCCAATGAGATTTATATTATTACATCCAATGTATCCGATGCAGTAGTAGATGTTTTAGAGAGACTTAAGGTTAGGGGGTTCCAGGATGTAATAGGTGCTGAGAAAGAAAAGAGCAAGGTCAAGAAGATAAAGACTTTGAAGTCTAAATATTCAAATCTAGCTTCATTTTATGTAGGTGACACAAAGGGAGATATTTTTGAAGGTAAGGAAGCAGGCGTAAAAACTATTGGTGTATCCTGGGGGTGGCACGGGAAAGCAAGGCTTATGGAAGCTGTTCCCGATTATATCGTGGAGTACCCTGAGGAGCTAGTAAACTTACTTTCAAATTAA
- a CDS encoding ethanolamine ammonia-lyase (with EutC catalyzes the formation of acetaldehyde and ammonia from ethanolamine) encodes MKLKANIYNNVFTFKTVKEVLAKANEEKSGDILVGIAAGSSSERVAAKLVLSRMSLEDIYENPVIPYEEDEVTRLIYDTLNTSIYNKIKGKTVGELREYILDLETTGEDLLHISRGLTSEMIAAVAKIMSNMDLVYASKKIRPYAHCNTTIGVSGTLAFRNQPNHPTDDINGIIASMKEGLTFGSGDAVIGINPVEDNAENTAYMLKTVKEFMEKWEIPTQNCVLAHVSTQMKAMEKGAPVDLLFQSIAGTQKTNEAFGVDAALLDDALALAILQGTGTGPNVMYFETGQGSEVSLNAHCGVDEMTLESRTYGFGRKYRPFMVNNVSGFIGPETIYDGREVIRADLEDLFMGKFHGLPMGIAPCYTNHMKADQNDQEIGSMLCAMAGAYFFMGVPGGDDVMLNYQDTSYHDDATLREILGLRPLPEFEKWLEKMGLMENGRLTKKAGDPSIFDK; translated from the coding sequence ATGAAATTAAAAGCAAACATTTATAACAACGTCTTTACGTTTAAGACCGTAAAAGAAGTTTTGGCAAAGGCCAATGAGGAGAAATCAGGTGACATCCTAGTAGGTATAGCAGCAGGGTCTTCGTCAGAAAGAGTAGCAGCCAAGCTAGTATTAAGCAGAATGAGCCTGGAAGATATTTATGAAAATCCGGTAATACCTTATGAAGAGGATGAAGTAACCAGGTTGATCTATGATACATTAAACACAAGTATTTACAATAAAATAAAGGGTAAAACAGTAGGAGAACTAAGAGAGTATATCTTGGATCTTGAAACAACAGGCGAGGATCTTCTTCATATCAGTCGTGGGTTAACAAGTGAAATGATAGCAGCAGTAGCAAAGATAATGTCAAATATGGATTTGGTATACGCATCCAAAAAGATTAGACCTTATGCCCATTGTAATACTACCATTGGAGTATCTGGCACATTAGCTTTTAGAAACCAACCAAACCATCCAACAGATGACATAAACGGGATAATAGCATCAATGAAAGAAGGATTAACCTTTGGATCAGGTGATGCTGTAATAGGAATTAATCCAGTAGAAGATAATGCAGAAAACACAGCATATATGCTAAAAACAGTAAAGGAATTCATGGAAAAGTGGGAAATACCAACCCAAAACTGTGTTCTTGCTCATGTATCAACCCAAATGAAAGCAATGGAAAAGGGAGCACCAGTTGATTTGTTATTCCAAAGTATTGCAGGAACTCAAAAGACAAACGAGGCTTTTGGAGTGGATGCAGCTCTTCTTGATGATGCATTAGCACTAGCAATACTTCAAGGAACAGGAACGGGTCCAAATGTAATGTACTTTGAAACAGGACAAGGCTCAGAGGTTTCCTTAAATGCACATTGTGGTGTTGATGAAATGACACTAGAATCAAGAACCTATGGCTTTGGCAGAAAATACAGACCATTTATGGTAAACAATGTATCAGGGTTTATAGGTCCTGAAACCATCTATGATGGCCGTGAGGTAATAAGAGCTGATTTAGAGGATCTATTTATGGGTAAATTTCACGGACTGCCAATGGGAATAGCTCCATGCTATACAAACCATATGAAAGCAGACCAAAATGACCAAGAAATAGGTTCAATGTTATGTGCCATGGCAGGAGCATACTTCTTCATGGGAGTACCAGGTGGAGATGACGTAATGTTGAATTATCAGGATACAAGCTATCATGATGATGCTACATTGAGAGAAATACTCGGACTAAGACCTCTCCCTGAATTTGAAAAGTGGCTAGAGAAAATGGGATTAATGGAGAATGGCAGACTTACCAAAAAAGCCGGAGACCCATCAATATTTGATAAATAA
- a CDS encoding ethanolamine ammonia-lyase (catalyzes the formation of acetaldehyde from ethanolamine) has translation MTVSNEMEKAIIESVLQELSKRGVNPAAAVEEKVKNVVTQEKTSSEVSDEIIDMPDITKHWIPEPANEEALEAMKKSTNARIGLYRAGTRQKTDSLIRFLADHAVARDAVFMDVSDEFLQKMNLFGVSCVAADKEEFLTKPNLGMKLSDEAVQTIKEKCESNIQVQIVIVDGLSSTAIERNIPDILPALTQGLKAAGIKVGTPFFVKNGRVRVMDQIGMLLNAEVVLELVGERPGLGTAESMSAYLIYKPSEKTVEADRTMISNIHRRGTPPAEAGAQIVDLVKQMLDKKASGIKLNKA, from the coding sequence ATGACAGTATCAAATGAAATGGAAAAAGCAATCATAGAAAGTGTTTTACAGGAGTTGAGTAAAAGAGGAGTAAACCCTGCGGCAGCAGTTGAAGAGAAAGTAAAAAATGTGGTAACTCAAGAAAAAACATCAAGTGAAGTTTCAGACGAAATTATAGATATGCCAGATATAACAAAACACTGGATACCAGAACCAGCAAATGAAGAAGCTCTTGAAGCAATGAAAAAGTCAACAAATGCTAGAATTGGATTATATAGAGCAGGGACCAGACAAAAGACAGATTCTTTAATAAGATTTCTCGCGGATCATGCAGTAGCAAGAGATGCAGTATTCATGGATGTATCAGATGAGTTCCTTCAGAAAATGAATTTATTCGGGGTATCTTGTGTAGCAGCAGATAAGGAAGAGTTTCTAACAAAGCCTAATCTAGGAATGAAACTTTCAGATGAGGCAGTACAGACAATAAAAGAAAAGTGTGAGAGCAATATACAGGTACAGATAGTCATAGTAGACGGATTAAGCTCAACTGCCATTGAAAGAAATATACCCGATATCTTACCAGCATTAACACAAGGGTTAAAAGCAGCAGGCATAAAGGTAGGAACACCATTTTTCGTAAAAAATGGCAGAGTAAGAGTAATGGATCAGATTGGGATGCTCCTAAACGCAGAAGTGGTATTAGAGCTAGTAGGAGAAAGGCCAGGTCTTGGAACGGCAGAGAGCATGAGTGCATATTTAATATATAAGCCAAGTGAAAAGACAGTAGAGGCAGATAGAACGATGATATCAAACATCCATAGAAGAGGAACTCCACCGGCTGAAGCGGGAGCACAAATAGTTGATCTAGTAAAACAAATGCTTGATAAAAAAGCTAGTGGTATCAAACTAAACAAAGCATAA
- a CDS encoding ethanolamine ammonia lyase-activating protein, with product MGEAGHQKIISVGIDIGTTTTQLVMSRLTIKNSSPGAVIPKMDITDKEILYRSNIHITPINEHLLIDAHQVKKIIEAEYKLAGVKKEAVETGAVIITGETAKKGNAKNILEATAGFAGDFVVATAGVNLESILAGKGSGAAKYSKENHKIVANIDVGGGTSNIGVFKGGRTLDTACINIGGHLIELEKHSDKITYISDPARLVINDMGLQLGVGERVTQSQLIQISKKMAEAILETITKRKVAGLAQQLMMTPPLKEDYKIEKVMISGGVADYVYSDYRPVSVTDITKYGDMGPILGWAIQEAFKKEGIQLAKPAETIRATVIGAGIHSLEISGSTIHVNSGTLPLRNITVISPFPEGVPEKAADIAKLLKNQVDRITVQDITEQNLAIALKEPYDMSFNSVNELAHGIFEAMEEYITQKKPLIIVIEADCGKVLGQCLSIIAKASNELICIDQIQVDEGDYIDIGKPVMGGRVVPVVVKTLVFEKAK from the coding sequence ATAGGAGAGGCTGGGCACCAGAAAATAATAAGCGTAGGAATTGACATAGGTACTACAACAACCCAACTGGTAATGAGTCGATTGACTATTAAGAATTCATCACCTGGAGCAGTAATACCAAAGATGGATATAACGGACAAAGAAATATTATATAGAAGTAATATTCATATTACACCAATAAATGAACATTTATTAATAGATGCGCATCAAGTAAAAAAAATCATAGAGGCAGAATACAAGCTAGCTGGTGTTAAAAAAGAAGCAGTAGAAACTGGAGCAGTAATCATAACAGGTGAAACTGCAAAAAAGGGCAATGCCAAGAACATTTTAGAAGCTACAGCAGGTTTTGCGGGAGATTTTGTTGTGGCTACAGCAGGAGTGAATCTTGAATCCATACTAGCAGGTAAGGGTTCAGGAGCTGCAAAGTACTCAAAAGAAAATCACAAAATTGTAGCTAATATAGATGTGGGGGGAGGAACCTCAAATATAGGAGTCTTTAAAGGTGGAAGGACATTAGATACAGCATGCATTAACATAGGAGGTCACCTAATCGAGCTGGAAAAACACAGCGATAAGATAACCTATATATCTGACCCTGCAAGACTTGTAATAAATGATATGGGATTACAACTAGGCGTGGGAGAGAGAGTCACACAAAGCCAGCTTATACAGATATCCAAAAAAATGGCAGAGGCAATCCTAGAAACCATTACAAAGAGAAAAGTAGCTGGACTTGCTCAACAATTAATGATGACACCACCACTAAAAGAGGATTACAAGATAGAGAAGGTAATGATTTCAGGTGGGGTCGCAGATTATGTATATAGTGACTATCGTCCAGTATCAGTAACAGATATCACAAAATATGGTGATATGGGACCAATACTTGGCTGGGCAATACAAGAAGCGTTTAAAAAAGAAGGAATTCAACTGGCTAAACCTGCAGAAACAATACGTGCTACAGTCATAGGTGCAGGCATTCATTCTTTAGAAATAAGTGGTAGCACAATTCATGTCAATAGTGGCACGCTGCCTTTAAGAAATATAACAGTAATATCACCATTTCCAGAAGGTGTACCTGAAAAAGCAGCAGATATAGCAAAGCTATTAAAGAATCAGGTAGATAGGATAACGGTACAGGATATAACAGAACAGAATCTTGCAATAGCTTTGAAAGAACCCTATGATATGTCATTTAACTCAGTAAATGAATTAGCCCATGGTATTTTTGAGGCAATGGAGGAATATATAACACAAAAAAAACCACTTATTATAGTCATTGAAGCAGATTGTGGAAAGGTGTTAGGTCAGTGCTTAAGCATAATAGCTAAAGCTTCAAATGAGTTAATATGTATAGATCAGATACAGGTAGATGAAGGTGACTACATAGATATTGGAAAACCCGTAATGGGAGGAAGAGTAGTCCCTGTAGTTGTAAAAACCTTAGTGTTCGAAAAAGCAAAGTAA
- a CDS encoding microcompartment protein EutL (carboxysome structural protein involved in ethanolamine utilization) codes for MGILDPIKPEILAVKFIPNVSEDLKRDLNLTSDQRSIGMFTCNVDDAGYTAIDEATKKAAVEVVYAKSFYAGAAHASGPLSGEFIGILAGTNPAEVKAGLEAATMCIKEEAWFYTANEEGTIAFYAHCISRTGSYLSKVAGINEGDSLAYLIAPPIESVYGIDAALKAADVKMALWYGPPGETNFGGGLLTGSQSACKAATEAFRDAVVSVARSPKDYE; via the coding sequence ATGGGTATTCTAGATCCAATAAAACCAGAAATTCTGGCAGTTAAGTTTATCCCAAATGTTTCAGAAGACCTAAAAAGAGACTTAAATCTTACATCTGACCAAAGAAGTATTGGAATGTTTACTTGTAATGTAGATGATGCAGGTTATACCGCTATAGATGAAGCAACAAAAAAAGCAGCAGTAGAGGTAGTATACGCCAAAAGCTTTTATGCTGGAGCAGCTCATGCATCGGGTCCTCTATCAGGAGAGTTTATAGGCATACTTGCAGGGACCAACCCAGCAGAAGTAAAGGCGGGATTGGAAGCAGCTACCATGTGCATTAAAGAAGAGGCTTGGTTTTATACAGCTAATGAGGAAGGTACAATAGCTTTTTATGCACATTGTATCTCAAGAACAGGATCATATCTTTCAAAGGTGGCAGGGATAAATGAAGGTGACTCATTAGCATATCTTATTGCACCACCTATAGAATCTGTTTATGGAATAGATGCGGCATTAAAAGCTGCTGATGTAAAAATGGCATTATGGTATGGCCCTCCGGGAGAAACCAACTTTGGAGGAGGCTTACTTACAGGATCACAAAGTGCTTGTAAAGCAGCAACAGAGGCTTTTCGAGATGCAGTAGTAAGCGTGGCTAGAAGTCCAAAGGATTATGAATAG
- a CDS encoding ethanolamine utilization protein EutN: MKIGKVINSIWATRKEESLVGVKLMIVHLHDRTKEEDGRIIVAADLIGAGIGEKVLVTEGSSARRMGGLEDSPVDAMIVGIIDEEKES; encoded by the coding sequence TTGAAAATAGGAAAAGTAATTAACAGTATCTGGGCGACTAGAAAAGAAGAATCACTAGTAGGAGTTAAGCTGATGATAGTTCACCTTCATGATAGGACTAAAGAAGAAGACGGACGGATAATAGTAGCAGCAGATCTAATTGGAGCGGGAATTGGAGAAAAGGTATTGGTTACTGAAGGAAGTTCGGCCAGACGTATGGGAGGACTAGAGGATTCTCCCGTAGATGCAATGATAGTAGGGATAATTGACGAAGAGAAAGAAAGCTGA
- a CDS encoding NADH dehydrogenase: MGEQMIEKIQDAGVVGAGGAGFPTHVKVSSTAKTIVVNGAECEPLLRVDQQLMSMKTKQMVKGLCIVMEISRAGQGVIALKAKYKEAIEQLKKEIAGKPIRLNILDDFYPAGDEHVTVYEATGNLVPQGAIPLKVDCVVINVETLINVAEALEGKPVMDTYLTVTGEIAKPITMKLPVGTPIKEVLAIAGVKSLKGLKVIDGGPMMGKIVEDLTDSITKTTKGLIVLPEDHPLIRKRLKVIDRIIKESNVACIQCRFCTDLCPRYLLGHKLEPHKIMRSLGHIHGQEDALKMALVCSECGVCEQYACIVDLSPRKVNAMLKQELSKKGIKPDMPKEQTVSHMQEHRKIPVKRLISRLGLTAYDKNAPLEKMEYQVKRVHIKLHQHVGAPSIPVVEVGQKIQRGSLIARIPDNALGANIHASISGIVMEVSDSIVITSGEGSGE; encoded by the coding sequence ATGGGAGAACAGATGATTGAAAAAATTCAAGATGCAGGAGTAGTAGGAGCAGGAGGAGCAGGTTTTCCAACACATGTTAAAGTATCATCTACTGCAAAAACAATTGTAGTAAATGGTGCAGAATGTGAACCCCTTCTAAGGGTAGACCAGCAGCTTATGAGTATGAAAACTAAGCAGATGGTAAAGGGCTTATGTATCGTCATGGAAATATCGAGAGCTGGTCAAGGTGTAATAGCATTAAAGGCTAAGTATAAGGAAGCAATTGAGCAATTGAAAAAAGAAATAGCAGGAAAGCCTATAAGACTGAACATTCTAGATGATTTTTATCCTGCTGGAGATGAACACGTTACAGTATATGAAGCTACTGGTAACCTTGTACCCCAAGGAGCAATACCTCTAAAAGTTGATTGTGTTGTAATTAATGTGGAAACATTAATCAATGTTGCAGAAGCATTAGAAGGAAAGCCTGTTATGGATACCTACTTAACAGTCACAGGAGAGATTGCGAAACCTATTACCATGAAACTACCAGTAGGAACCCCCATTAAAGAGGTGCTTGCAATCGCTGGAGTCAAGTCCTTAAAAGGACTGAAGGTAATAGATGGGGGACCCATGATGGGTAAGATAGTGGAAGATTTGACAGACTCAATTACTAAAACCACAAAGGGACTCATAGTACTTCCAGAGGATCACCCATTGATCAGAAAAAGACTAAAAGTTATAGATAGAATTATAAAAGAATCGAATGTTGCTTGTATACAGTGTAGATTTTGTACAGATTTGTGTCCTAGATATTTGTTAGGGCATAAACTGGAACCCCATAAAATCATGAGATCATTAGGACACATACATGGGCAGGAGGATGCCCTAAAAATGGCATTAGTTTGCTCGGAATGTGGTGTATGTGAACAATATGCATGCATAGTGGACCTTTCCCCAAGGAAAGTAAATGCTATGCTAAAACAAGAATTAAGCAAAAAGGGTATTAAGCCTGATATGCCAAAAGAGCAGACTGTTTCACACATGCAGGAGCATAGAAAGATACCAGTAAAAAGGCTTATTTCCAGACTTGGACTTACTGCGTATGACAAAAATGCTCCTCTAGAGAAAATGGAATACCAAGTGAAAAGGGTGCATATAAAGCTTCATCAGCATGTAGGAGCGCCATCAATTCCAGTAGTAGAAGTGGGACAAAAGATACAAAGGGGTAGCCTTATAGCAAGAATACCTGATAATGCACTAGGAGCAAATATCCATGCCAGCATAAGTGGAATCGTCATGGAAGTATCTGATAGCATAGTCATTACATCAGGGGAAGGAAGTGGTGAGTAA
- a CDS encoding propanediol utilization protein: protein MIQAIGLVEFISIAKGIEAADIMLKASLVDLLEAKPICPGKYIVLVCGDVSAVENAVEAGKNVGSTAVVDDFVLANVHSSVIKAISATTAATEVVALGIIETYSIASLIVAADIAAKAGDVELIEIRVAMGIGGKSFVTLTGDVGSVKAAIEAGSASVSEKGMLVEKVVIPSPHKSLKKTLL, encoded by the coding sequence ATGATACAGGCTATTGGCTTAGTTGAGTTTATAAGTATTGCTAAGGGAATAGAAGCCGCAGATATAATGTTGAAGGCATCATTAGTAGACCTACTAGAAGCTAAACCAATCTGTCCAGGAAAATACATTGTCCTTGTATGTGGAGATGTATCGGCAGTAGAAAACGCAGTAGAGGCTGGGAAAAATGTAGGCTCTACAGCAGTAGTTGATGACTTTGTACTGGCAAATGTACATTCATCTGTTATAAAGGCTATCTCAGCAACAACCGCTGCAACTGAAGTCGTAGCTCTTGGGATTATAGAAACCTATTCAATCGCATCTCTAATAGTAGCTGCAGATATAGCAGCAAAAGCAGGAGATGTTGAACTAATAGAAATCAGAGTGGCAATGGGCATAGGAGGAAAATCCTTTGTAACCCTAACGGGAGACGTTGGCTCTGTAAAGGCAGCCATAGAAGCTGGATCAGCTTCAGTTTCAGAAAAAGGTATGCTTGTGGAAAAGGTAGTAATACCCTCACCACATAAAAGCCTAAAGAAAACATTATTATAA
- a CDS encoding ethanolamine utilization protein EutM (ethanolamine utilization protein; involved in the degredation of ethanolamine): protein MNSALGMIETKGLVGSIEAADAMVKAANVTLIGKEHVGGGLVTVMVRGDVGAVKAATDAGAAAAQRVGELISVHVIPRPHSDVEAILPSTK, encoded by the coding sequence ATGAATAGTGCATTAGGAATGATTGAAACTAAAGGTTTGGTAGGATCAATAGAAGCAGCAGATGCAATGGTAAAAGCAGCAAATGTTACATTGATAGGAAAAGAACATGTAGGTGGTGGACTTGTAACAGTAATGGTAAGAGGAGACGTGGGAGCAGTTAAAGCGGCAACAGATGCTGGAGCAGCAGCTGCACAAAGAGTAGGAGAACTTATTTCCGTACACGTAATTCCAAGACCACATAGTGATGTAGAAGCAATTTTACCAAGTACTAAGTAA
- a CDS encoding acetaldehyde dehydrogenase: protein MAIDYDLRIIQEARDTARKAKEAQEVLATFSEEQINKILAYMSEAVVENARWLAKMAVDETKYGIVEHKVIKNLFAGKDVYEYIKELKTTGVIKEDTVNKVVEIAVPVGVILGIIPTTNPTSTLIHNALCAIKAGNAIVFSPHPAAIKCSCATAQIINEAAVKAGAPDGVVSCLSKVSMQAVNELMHHEAISVIVATGGSAMVKAAYSAGKPALGVGPGNVPAFIERSANIKQAVKDIITSKTFDNGMICASEQAIVVDEPIKDQVIKELKNQGAHFLNREETEKVSRLIMTPKGGMNPAFVGKSPDFIANKAGVQIPAKTKILVAPLDGYGPEYPLSHEKLTTVLGFYVVKDWHEGCLLSIELLKLGGIGHSFAIHSQNEEIIREFIVKPVFRILVNTPSALGGVGFSTGLAPSMTLGCGTWGGSSLSDNLTPLHLINTKKLAYGTVNVDFENNTESTSSDMYSPDQVAEVVKQVIARLQEGKHA, encoded by the coding sequence GTGGCAATAGATTATGATTTACGGATAATTCAAGAAGCAAGGGATACCGCAAGAAAAGCAAAAGAAGCTCAGGAGGTTTTAGCCACCTTCTCAGAGGAACAAATAAATAAAATTCTTGCCTACATGTCCGAAGCAGTTGTGGAAAATGCTAGGTGGCTTGCAAAAATGGCTGTAGATGAAACCAAATATGGAATAGTTGAGCACAAAGTTATTAAGAATTTATTTGCAGGTAAGGATGTATATGAATATATAAAAGAGTTAAAAACAACAGGAGTAATAAAAGAGGATACTGTTAATAAAGTAGTTGAAATTGCAGTTCCTGTAGGAGTGATACTTGGAATTATTCCTACAACAAATCCAACATCAACATTGATACACAACGCTTTGTGTGCCATAAAGGCAGGTAATGCAATAGTTTTCTCACCACACCCAGCCGCAATTAAATGTAGTTGTGCAACTGCTCAAATAATTAATGAAGCTGCCGTTAAGGCAGGAGCTCCAGATGGCGTAGTAAGCTGTCTGTCAAAGGTGAGTATGCAAGCAGTTAACGAGCTTATGCACCATGAGGCAATATCGGTAATAGTTGCCACAGGGGGATCTGCCATGGTTAAGGCAGCATATAGTGCGGGAAAACCAGCCTTAGGAGTAGGGCCTGGTAATGTTCCAGCCTTTATAGAAAGAAGTGCTAATATAAAGCAGGCAGTAAAAGATATTATCACAAGTAAGACATTTGATAATGGAATGATATGTGCCTCAGAACAGGCAATAGTAGTTGATGAACCAATAAAGGATCAAGTGATCAAAGAGCTAAAAAACCAGGGAGCTCACTTCTTAAATAGAGAAGAAACAGAGAAGGTTAGTAGACTTATAATGACACCTAAAGGTGGAATGAATCCAGCCTTTGTGGGAAAAAGTCCTGACTTTATAGCAAATAAAGCAGGTGTACAAATACCCGCAAAAACTAAGATTTTAGTTGCACCATTGGATGGATATGGTCCGGAATACCCATTATCCCATGAAAAATTAACCACAGTCCTAGGTTTTTATGTAGTTAAAGACTGGCATGAGGGTTGTCTACTAAGTATTGAACTACTAAAACTTGGAGGAATAGGTCACTCATTTGCAATTCATTCTCAAAATGAAGAAATTATTAGAGAGTTTATTGTAAAACCTGTTTTTAGAATTTTAGTTAACACGCCATCAGCACTAGGTGGTGTTGGTTTTTCAACAGGACTTGCACCTTCAATGACATTAGGATGTGGTACTTGGGGAGGAAGTAGTCTTTCTGATAACCTTACTCCATTACATTTAATAAACACTAAGAAGCTTGCTTATGGAACTGTAAATGTAGATTTTGAAAATAATACAGAAAGCACCTCTTCAGACATGTATAGCCCAGATCAAGTTGCAGAGGTAGTGAAGCAGGTAATAGCCAGACTTCAAGAAGGAAAACATGCGTAA
- a CDS encoding phosphate propanoyltransferase, whose protein sequence is MECQILDKDTIPIGISNRHVHLSQGDLEALFGKNVNLRIFKELSQPGQYACVETVTLVGPKGVIEKVRVLGPTRDKTQVEISLSDCFKLGVQAPIRDSGKLQGSVGLTLVGPAGAVTINEGTMIAARHIHMHTSDALKLGVKDGDKVNVKTSGQRVMVFLEVLVRVSDKYKLEMHVDIDEANAASLKNGDTVQLINFSDSCFN, encoded by the coding sequence ATAGAATGCCAAATTTTAGATAAGGATACAATTCCTATAGGCATCTCTAATCGCCATGTCCATCTTTCCCAAGGTGATTTAGAAGCCTTATTCGGAAAAAATGTAAATTTGCGCATTTTCAAGGAGTTGTCTCAACCTGGCCAGTATGCCTGTGTAGAAACAGTTACCTTAGTTGGTCCAAAAGGTGTAATAGAAAAGGTTAGAGTTTTGGGTCCTACAAGAGATAAGACACAGGTTGAAATTTCATTGTCGGATTGCTTTAAACTAGGTGTTCAAGCACCTATAAGAGACTCCGGAAAACTACAAGGATCAGTTGGCTTAACCCTAGTTGGTCCTGCTGGGGCTGTTACTATAAATGAAGGTACTATGATAGCAGCAAGACACATTCACATGCACACCTCTGATGCTCTTAAGTTGGGAGTTAAGGATGGAGATAAGGTAAATGTTAAGACCTCAGGCCAAAGGGTGATGGTTTTTCTAGAAGTCTTGGTCAGAGTTAGTGACAAATATAAGCTTGAAATGCATGTTGATATTGATGAAGCAAATGCTGCTTCTTTAAAAAATGGTGATACTGTTCAGTTAATCAATTTTTCTGATAGCTGTTTTAATTAG